The Gemmatimonadaceae bacterium DNA segment CTACACGCCGCTGATTGACCGCACCTATGAGTTCGCCCAGATCGTCGAGGCACATCGCCGCGTCGAGACCAAGCGCAAACGCGGCAGCGTCGTCGTTATGGTGTCGGCGGCGTAGGGCCGGCAGCGACCTGCAGCAGCGATGGGGGGAATCCGAACATCCGGTTGGAGGTGCGCGTGAAGTGCGCGGCATCCGCGAAGCCGGCGCGGTGCGCCGCGGTCGAGATCGACTCGCCCTGCGCGAGCAGGTCCCACGCGAGGATGAAGCGTCGCCACAGGATGTACGGGCGCATCCCCATCCCCGTCTGCTCGACGAACAGGTGGCGGAATCGGCCGGGGGAGAGAAAGACGTGGGCCGCAACCGCGTCCAGTGTCACATCCGTGTCGAGATGTGTGCGGACGAACTCTATGGCGCGCAGGATGCGGTCGTCGGTGACGGTTGGCGCTGCGGCGCTGGAGGTGAGCGCCGCGATCACCCGAGTGGCGCCGGTGATGAGTTGCGGCTTGCTGCTGCCGGCGAGCCAGCCGGCGAAGAGGTCGGTACACACACCACGCACTGCCGCCTCGTCGATGGAGGCGAGGCCGCCTGCGGGCAGGCGGGCAGCGAGCGTGCGGCCCGCGGAGGTCTCTGGCTCGACGAAGATCACGGCATTGTAGGTGGCTGCCGTCGCATCCATCGAGTGCGACTGGCGCGAGGCGACGATGCCGAGTGGATAGGGCAGCC contains these protein-coding regions:
- a CDS encoding helix-turn-helix transcriptional regulator, whose amino-acid sequence is MSAPVGVGDLVAWDGGVLLIGHANRVIPTHAHQAIQVAFGYAGPVGLRRSDDEPWLPYPLGIVASRQSHSMDATAATYNAVIFVEPETSAGRTLAARLPAGGLASIDEAAVRGVCTDLFAGWLAGSSKPQLITGATRVIAALTSSAAAPTVTDDRILRAIEFVRTHLDTDVTLDAVAAHVFLSPGRFRHLFVEQTGMGMRPYILWRRFILAWDLLAQGESISTAAHRAGFADAAHFTRTSNRMFGFPPSLLQVAAGPTPPTP